Proteins encoded within one genomic window of Patescibacteria group bacterium:
- a CDS encoding GIY-YIG nuclease family protein — protein sequence MFYNYILQSQKNKSLYVGYTTDLKRRLKEHNQGLNQSTKPYRPWILIYYEACLDEQDAKRREKYLKTTQGQRLLKRRLKDYFYSQKSTTGYG from the coding sequence ATATTCTATAACTATATATTACAAAGTCAAAAGAATAAAAGTTTATATGTGGGTTATACCACAGATTTAAAGCGAAGATTAAAAGAACATAATCAAGGATTAAATCAATCAACCAAACCATACAGACCATGGATATTAATATATTATGAGGCATGTTTAGATGAACAAGACGCGAAAAGAAGAGAAAAATACCTAAAAACAACTCAAGGTCAAAGATTATTAAAACGTAGATTAAAAGATTATTTTTATAGTCAAAAATCTACTACAGGGTATGGATAA
- a CDS encoding HTH domain-containing protein — MDKLTERQQKILELIVKEYVDNTKPVSSKALARDLGLSSATLRNEMTGLESSGYLTQPHTSAGRIPTEKAYRFFIGQPQKNIFEKQFNHLCGQVGVEMIRTQKYSLIITQHKTLHKKSEIVGLISPTRMRYDYNIELINKLKEMLEDFDL; from the coding sequence ATGGATAAATTAACGGAAAGGCAGCAGAAAATTTTGGAACTTATTGTTAAGGAATATGTTGATAATACTAAACCAGTAAGTTCAAAAGCATTGGCCCGCGATCTCGGGTTGAGTTCTGCTACTTTAAGGAATGAAATGACGGGGTTGGAAAGTTCGGGTTATTTAACCCAGCCGCATACGTCCGCAGGAAGGATTCCTACAGAAAAAGCGTACCGATTTTTTATTGGTCAGCCACAAAAGAATATATTTGAAAAGCAGTTCAACCATTTATGCGGACAAGTCGGGGTTGAGATGATTAGAACTCAAAAGTATTCCTTGATTATCACACAGCATAAAACATTGCATAAAAAGAGTGAAATTGTCGGTTTAATCAGCCCAACAAGGATGAGATACGATTATAATATTGAATTGATTAATAAACTAAAAGAAATGTTAGAAGATTTCGATTTATAA
- a CDS encoding nucleotide exchange factor GrpE — MNNKEKIRYEVDLSAEAPEGAKAEHKIKGLKEQLKKAEQERAEYLAGWQRAKADLINYKKEQEAKISEIFKFANEGLIYDVLPVLDSFELAMKHFENNHKNTEGLGQEEIKQIYNQFKNILKSSGVEEIQVAGEKFNPEFHEAVGEIEGKEQGIIVEEVQKGYKLNNKVIRASKVKISK; from the coding sequence ATGAATAACAAAGAAAAAATTAGATATGAGGTTGACTTGTCCGCCGAAGCTCCCGAAGGAGCGAAGGCGGAGCATAAAATAAAAGGGCTTAAAGAGCAGTTAAAAAAAGCCGAGCAAGAACGCGCGGAATATTTGGCTGGATGGCAGAGGGCAAAAGCGGATTTGATAAATTATAAAAAAGAACAGGAAGCAAAAATTTCCGAGATTTTTAAATTTGCCAATGAGGGTTTGATTTATGATGTTTTGCCGGTTTTGGATAGTTTTGAATTGGCAATGAAGCATTTTGAAAATAATCATAAAAATACAGAGGGTCTCGGGCAAGAGGAAATTAAACAAATTTACAATCAATTTAAAAATATTTTAAAATCCAGCGGGGTTGAAGAAATTCAGGTTGCTGGAGAAAAATTCAATCCAGAGTTTCACGAGGCAGTAGGGGAGATAGAGGGAAAAGAACAGGGGATTATTGTAGAGGAAGTCCAAAAAGGTTATAAATTAAATAATAAAGTTATTAGGGCGAGTAAAGTTAAAATAAGCAAATAA
- the dnaK gene encoding molecular chaperone DnaK, with the protein MAKILGIDLGTTNSAMAIVEAGEPRIIENKEGNRTTPSIVAVSKANERLTGLLAKRQAVTNPKNTIYSVKRLIGRRFSDAEVQRDKKLLPYDIRESKEGAVEIKLGDSSTSSGQAKWYGPAEISAMILQKMKQDAEDHLGEKIEEAVITVPAYFNDSQRKATKDAGEIAGLKIKRIINEPTAAALAYGLNKKKDEQIVVFDFGGGTFDVSVLEVSKDTVEVKATGGDTHLGGDDFDQIIMNWLVSEFKKQEGVDLSKDQLALQRLKDSAEKAKHELSSAIETEVNIPFITSGSDGPKHLNIKFTRAKLEDLVGEYIDKAIKITKQVVDDSGFKMSDIDEVVLVGGQTRMPLMQQKVKELFGKEPHKDINPDEVVAAGAAVQAGIFQGDVKDVLLLDITPLSLGIETLGGVMTRLVEKNTTIPAAKTQVFSTAADNQPSVEINVLQGERPMAADNKTLGRFILDGIPPAPKGIPQVEVTFDLDANGILSVTAKDKATNKIQSIRIEASSGLSKEDIEKMKKDAEIHAEEDKKKKEIADTRNTADTLIFTTERTIKEFGAKIKEENKKEIEEKIEALKKVKDSDDISAIKKASDELSQAIQKVGTELYKAQQEKQKKDEKSPDIEEGKTEKK; encoded by the coding sequence ATGGCAAAGATATTAGGTATAGATTTGGGCACGACTAATTCGGCAATGGCGATTGTTGAAGCGGGCGAGCCGAGAATAATTGAGAACAAAGAAGGAAACAGAACAACTCCTTCTATTGTTGCTGTCTCAAAGGCCAATGAACGGCTTACTGGTCTTTTAGCAAAAAGACAGGCAGTGACCAATCCAAAAAACACTATTTATTCTGTTAAGCGGTTAATCGGCAGAAGATTTTCAGATGCAGAAGTGCAGAGAGATAAAAAACTCCTGCCTTATGATATTAGAGAATCAAAAGAAGGCGCTGTGGAAATCAAGCTGGGCGACTCTTCGACAAGCTCAGGGCAAGCTAAATGGTATGGACCAGCTGAAATTTCCGCAATGATTCTACAAAAAATGAAACAAGATGCCGAAGACCATTTAGGAGAAAAAATAGAAGAAGCAGTAATTACTGTTCCTGCTTATTTTAACGATTCACAGAGAAAAGCAACAAAAGACGCAGGCGAAATCGCCGGACTGAAAATAAAAAGAATCATCAATGAACCAACTGCAGCTGCATTGGCTTATGGCTTAAATAAAAAGAAAGACGAGCAAATTGTGGTTTTTGACTTCGGTGGCGGAACATTCGATGTTTCAGTGCTGGAAGTTTCCAAAGACACGGTTGAAGTAAAAGCAACAGGCGGAGACACTCATTTGGGAGGCGATGATTTTGACCAGATTATAATGAACTGGCTGGTTAGCGAGTTTAAAAAGCAGGAAGGAGTTGATTTGTCAAAAGACCAGCTTGCTTTGCAACGACTAAAAGATTCAGCGGAAAAAGCAAAGCATGAATTATCATCCGCAATAGAAACAGAAGTAAATATCCCGTTCATTACTAGTGGCTCAGATGGTCCAAAACACTTAAATATCAAATTTACTCGCGCAAAACTGGAAGATTTGGTTGGCGAATATATCGATAAAGCAATAAAAATCACCAAACAAGTTGTTGATGATTCAGGATTTAAAATGTCCGATATTGATGAAGTGGTTTTAGTCGGGGGCCAGACTAGGATGCCTTTAATGCAGCAAAAAGTAAAAGAATTATTCGGAAAGGAACCGCATAAGGATATCAATCCTGATGAGGTGGTCGCAGCGGGCGCTGCTGTGCAGGCAGGAATCTTTCAGGGCGATGTGAAAGATGTTCTGCTTTTGGACATTACTCCTTTATCATTAGGAATTGAAACTCTTGGCGGAGTAATGACGAGATTGGTTGAAAAAAATACAACTATTCCTGCTGCTAAAACGCAAGTATTTTCTACTGCTGCGGATAACCAGCCATCAGTTGAAATTAATGTTTTACAAGGAGAAAGGCCAATGGCTGCTGACAATAAGACATTAGGCAGATTTATCTTGGACGGTATTCCGCCGGCTCCAAAAGGCATTCCTCAAGTTGAGGTTACTTTTGACCTTGATGCGAATGGGATTTTAAGCGTTACGGCAAAAGATAAAGCCACAAATAAAATCCAATCAATCAGAATTGAAGCATCTTCGGGCTTGTCAAAAGAAGATATTGAAAAAATGAAAAAAGACGCGGAAATCCACGCTGAGGAAGACAAGAAGAAAAAAGAAATTGCTGATACAAGAAATACTGCCGATACTTTAATTTTCACAACCGAAAGGACAATAAAAGAATTTGGTGCTAAAATAAAAGAAGAAAATAAAAAAGAAATTGAGGAAAAAATTGAAGCGCTGAAAAAGGTGAAAGACAGCGATGATATTTCTGCAATCAAAAAGGCGTCTGATGAATTGTCTCAGGCAATCCAGAAAGTTGGGACTGAACTCTATAAAGCCCAGCAAGAAAAACAAAAGAAAGATGAGAAAAGCCCTGACATAGAAGAAGGAAAGACAGAAAAGAAATAA
- the dnaJ gene encoding molecular chaperone DnaJ, whose product MSKDYYKILGVNKDTSKEEIKQAFRKLAHQHHPDKGGDEKKFKEINEAYSILSNDEKRQQYDQFGSTFDQAGFGGAGMSWEDIFRNYQSQGQNVEFDLGDIFGGGSFSDIFSQFFNGGGGGRRTRKEHGKDIVVDMEITLEEAFTGIEKEINLKKYIVCKHCKGMGGEPGSGKKKCSECGGNGQIQQTKRTFFGTFSQVMTCPKCFGEGELHERECKECKGAGRISEIETIKIDLPSGVDNEQTMKFPGKGEVAKKGGISGDLYVRIHLKPHKIFIRKRDDIYCDAEIKFSQAVLGDKIDVSILEGDLKLKIPAGTEGGKMFKLSGKGMPRLNSYGRGDQYIRIKIKIPQKLSKKEEELIEKLKAEGL is encoded by the coding sequence ATGAGTAAAGATTATTACAAAATACTTGGAGTAAATAAAGATACGAGTAAAGAAGAGATAAAGCAAGCTTTTAGAAAGCTTGCTCATCAACATCATCCGGACAAAGGCGGAGATGAAAAGAAATTCAAGGAAATTAATGAGGCATACTCGATTTTATCCAATGATGAAAAGCGCCAGCAATATGACCAATTTGGGTCAACTTTTGACCAGGCTGGTTTTGGTGGCGCAGGAATGAGTTGGGAAGATATTTTCAGAAATTATCAGTCACAAGGACAGAATGTCGAGTTTGATCTCGGCGATATATTCGGAGGCGGAAGTTTTTCTGATATTTTCAGCCAATTCTTTAACGGAGGCGGAGGAGGTAGAAGAACAAGAAAGGAACACGGCAAGGATATTGTTGTTGATATGGAAATTACTTTGGAAGAGGCATTTACAGGCATTGAAAAAGAAATTAATTTAAAAAAATATATTGTTTGCAAGCATTGTAAGGGAATGGGCGGGGAGCCTGGAAGCGGAAAGAAAAAATGTTCGGAATGCGGAGGCAATGGCCAAATTCAGCAGACAAAAAGGACTTTTTTCGGGACGTTTTCGCAGGTTATGACCTGCCCAAAATGTTTTGGCGAAGGTGAACTTCATGAAAGGGAATGCAAAGAATGCAAGGGCGCGGGAAGAATAAGTGAAATCGAGACAATCAAAATCGATTTGCCATCCGGAGTTGATAATGAACAAACAATGAAATTTCCAGGAAAAGGCGAGGTAGCGAAAAAAGGCGGAATATCAGGAGATTTATATGTACGCATACATTTAAAGCCGCATAAGATTTTTATAAGAAAAAGAGATGATATTTATTGCGATGCGGAAATAAAGTTTTCGCAGGCAGTTCTGGGAGATAAAATTGATGTTTCAATATTGGAAGGGGATTTGAAATTAAAAATTCCTGCAGGTACAGAAGGCGGAAAAATGTTTAAATTGTCGGGGAAAGGCATGCCAAGATTGAATTCTTACGGCCGTGGCGACCAGTATATCCGTATCAAAATCAAAATCCCGCAAAAATTATCCAAAAAAGAAGAAGAATTGATTGAGAAATTAAAAGCAGAGGGATTATAG
- the mnmA gene encoding tRNA 2-thiouridine(34) synthase MnmA, translated as MENNRPACRRGRVIVAMSGGVDSSVAAAVLKSRRYDVIGIFILMHKNSNPQDAKMVAKKLKIDFKILDARKEFRKWVIDYAFKEYKLGNTPNPCVECNRRIKFKFLLEIMAQLKADYIATGHYAKIKKGKLFIAKDIKKDQTYFLWTLKQKQLKKILFPLGDYTKKQVRGLAEKFKLPINKKESQDMCFSMPHRSPDSIGTKSGDILTTDGKIIGQHKGLFLYTIGQRKGIEIGGTGPYYVIRKDFKNNTLIVSQSQKDLLQKEMVVKNINWLSGKLYSGKCKIKIRSTAKLADAIIKNNRIIFNKPQRAITSGQSAVIYRKGEVLGGGKIL; from the coding sequence ATGGAAAATAACAGGCCCGCCTGCCGGCGAGGCAGGGTAATTGTCGCTATGAGCGGTGGAGTGGATAGTTCGGTTGCAGCCGCTGTATTAAAAAGCCGAAGATATGATGTCATCGGTATTTTTATATTAATGCATAAGAATAGTAATCCGCAGGATGCGAAAATGGTTGCCAAAAAACTAAAAATCGATTTTAAAATTTTGGATGCGCGCAAGGAATTCAGGAAATGGGTGATTGATTATGCTTTTAAGGAATATAAATTAGGTAATACGCCTAATCCTTGCGTGGAATGCAATAGACGCATCAAATTTAAATTTTTACTTGAAATAATGGCGCAATTAAAAGCCGATTATATCGCAACCGGCCATTACGCCAAAATCAAAAAAGGAAAACTATTTATTGCCAAAGACATTAAAAAAGACCAAACATATTTTCTTTGGACTTTAAAGCAAAAACAATTAAAAAAAATTTTATTTCCGCTCGGCGATTATACCAAAAAACAGGTTAGGGGATTGGCAGAAAAATTCAAGTTGCCCATCAATAAAAAAGAAAGCCAGGATATGTGCTTCAGCATGCCACATCGTAGTCCCGATTCTATCGGGACGAAGAGTGGTGATATCTTGACTACCGATGGTAAAATAATTGGTCAGCATAAAGGACTATTTCTTTATACAATTGGGCAGAGAAAAGGCATAGAAATTGGCGGCACTGGTCCATATTATGTAATCAGAAAAGACTTTAAAAACAATACTTTAATTGTTTCACAATCGCAAAAAGATTTACTGCAAAAAGAGATGGTTGTTAAAAATATAAACTGGTTGTCAGGGAAGCTGTATTCAGGAAAATGTAAAATAAAAATCCGTTCAACTGCAAAATTAGCAGATGCGATAATTAAAAACAATAGAATTATTTTTAACAAACCGCAACGTGCAATAACCTCTGGCCAATCAGCAGTAATTTATAGGAAGGGTGAAGTTTTAGGCGGGGGAAAGATTCTTTAA
- a CDS encoding alanine--tRNA ligase, translated as MTAKELKEKYLDFFESRGHKIIPSASLIPENDPTVLFTTAGMHPLVPYLLGEKHPAGNKLVNVQKCIRTSDIEKVGNDTHLTFFEMLGNWSLGGPASTRGDESTRGGYWKKEAIEMSFDFLTDKKYLGLDKEKISVSVFGGDPSTCSEQIPRDLESAEIWKSLGIKEIKFLGREDNFWGPAGKTGPCGPCTEMFYDNVEIWNDVFMEYNKTADGKYEPLKQKNVDTGMGVERTVAILNNKKSVYDIEPLKSIIEAIKKLSSYAKASEDKAERIIADHLRASVFIIADGIVPSNIEQGYIARRLIRRAIRYGKKIGINKSFTHKIGKLVINLMGDEWSELEKNSDFIIEQLTQEEEKFKKTLEKGLKEFEKGTDPFILFTTYGFPVEITEELAQEKGQKINKDDFWKKFQQHQKLSRTATAGKFKSGLADNSEQVTKLHTAAHLLLAALRKILGENVFQKGSNITAERLRLDFSHSKKMTPEQLKEVEDIVNEQIKKDLTIHCEEMSLEDAKKKNAMGVFESKYGDRVKVYSMGDFSCEICAGPHVTNTNQLGHFKILKEEASSAGVRRIKAVLK; from the coding sequence ATTACAGCGAAAGAATTAAAAGAAAAATATTTGGATTTCTTTGAAAGCAGGGGACATAAAATTATTCCCTCTGCTTCTTTGATTCCGGAAAACGATCCTACGGTTTTATTTACAACCGCGGGAATGCATCCATTAGTGCCGTATTTATTGGGTGAGAAGCATCCAGCAGGGAATAAGCTGGTTAATGTGCAAAAATGCATCAGAACCAGCGACATTGAAAAAGTCGGTAATGATACCCATTTAACGTTTTTTGAAATGCTGGGGAATTGGTCGTTAGGCGGTCCCGCCTCGACTCGCGGAGACGAGTCGACGCGAGGCGGGTATTGGAAAAAGGAAGCTATTGAAATGAGCTTTGATTTTTTAACAGATAAAAAATATTTAGGATTAGATAAGGAAAAAATATCTGTTTCAGTATTTGGAGGAGATCCCTCGACATGCTCGGAACAAATCCCGCGGGATTTGGAGTCCGCAGAAATCTGGAAATCATTAGGAATAAAAGAAATTAAATTTTTAGGTAGAGAAGATAATTTTTGGGGTCCTGCTGGGAAAACCGGCCCCTGCGGTCCATGTACTGAAATGTTTTATGATAATGTAGAAATCTGGAATGATGTGTTTATGGAATATAATAAAACCGCTGACGGCAAGTACGAACCATTAAAGCAAAAGAACGTTGATACGGGTATGGGAGTTGAGAGAACAGTAGCGATTTTGAATAACAAGAAAAGCGTTTATGATATTGAGCCGTTAAAATCAATTATTGAAGCAATCAAAAAATTATCCTCCTACGCTAAAGCTTCGGAGGACAAGGCTGAAAGAATTATCGCTGACCATTTACGCGCGTCGGTTTTTATTATTGCAGATGGAATTGTACCGTCGAATATTGAACAGGGTTATATTGCAAGGAGATTGATTAGGCGCGCAATAAGATATGGTAAAAAAATAGGAATCAATAAATCATTTACGCACAAAATCGGGAAATTGGTGATTAATTTAATGGGCGACGAGTGGTCTGAATTAGAAAAAAACAGCGATTTTATTATTGAACAATTGACTCAAGAAGAAGAAAAATTCAAGAAAACATTAGAGAAGGGGTTAAAAGAATTTGAAAAAGGCACAGATCCTTTTATTTTATTTACAACCTATGGCTTTCCTGTTGAAATAACAGAAGAATTAGCTCAAGAAAAAGGTCAAAAAATCAATAAAGATGATTTTTGGAAAAAATTTCAACAACATCAAAAACTTTCCCGTACTGCTACTGCTGGAAAATTCAAGTCGGGACTGGCGGATAATTCAGAGCAGGTAACAAAACTTCATACTGCTGCGCATTTATTATTGGCGGCTTTAAGAAAGATTTTAGGGGAGAATGTTTTTCAGAAAGGTTCAAATATTACCGCTGAAAGATTGCGCCTTGATTTTTCCCATTCAAAAAAGATGACACCAGAACAACTTAAAGAAGTTGAAGACATTGTTAATGAACAAATTAAGAAAGATTTAACGATTCATTGTGAGGAAATGTCATTAGAAGATGCCAAAAAGAAAAACGCTATGGGAGTTTTTGAATCAAAATATGGCGATAGAGTAAAAGTTTATAGCATGGGGGATTTTTCTTGCGAAATCTGTGCTGGTCCGCATGTAACCAATACTAATCAACTCGGGCATTTTAAAATTTTAAAGGAAGAAGCGTCTTCAGCAGGAGTGCGACGCATCAAGGCTGTTTTAAAATAA
- the pilM gene encoding pilus assembly protein PilM yields MKNIIVLDIGTQFVKGLISETRTSVEKSNSEDIFLACQKVIKILKKKSGIKPEGVFWGIGSDILKGRTITLCYKRENPNQKFDMAELKYLIQKIEWKALDTIRKEFVLETEFKDTDARLIDAFVVDIKIDNRSVIDPIGAHGQQICLSVYNTYIASKNLEDLEKLIGTLKLKSVGFIPIPYALFSHLDLEKSQKGDALIIDIGGKITEITLIENGGEVIETKSFHLGGQALTRVLADFLGMKPSEAEAVKNKYSNKEVSQEVKRKMDKLFAPNISSWQKGVKFVLEDFYKKYKSLPSKIFLCGQGSKFPLIESNLKKEKKFKILKLEKDSCSALKRVYEDWPGGENIFLPIFKRVIKLIQNQ; encoded by the coding sequence ATGAAAAACATTATTGTTTTAGATATTGGGACGCAATTTGTAAAAGGGTTGATTTCTGAAACCAGAACATCAGTTGAAAAATCTAATTCTGAAGACATTTTTTTAGCTTGCCAGAAAGTAATTAAAATTTTAAAGAAAAAATCAGGCATTAAACCTGAAGGAGTTTTTTGGGGGATCGGAAGCGATATTTTAAAGGGCAGGACAATTACGCTCTGCTATAAACGAGAAAATCCAAATCAGAAATTCGATATGGCGGAATTAAAATATTTAATTCAGAAAATTGAATGGAAGGCGCTGGATACCATAAGAAAGGAATTCGTTCTGGAAACAGAGTTCAAAGATACGGATGCCAGGTTAATAGATGCATTTGTAGTTGATATTAAAATTGACAATCGTTCAGTTATTGACCCGATTGGAGCGCATGGCCAGCAAATTTGTTTGAGTGTTTACAATACATATATTGCCTCCAAAAACTTAGAGGATTTAGAAAAATTAATTGGAACACTAAAATTAAAGTCAGTCGGCTTTATCCCGATTCCTTATGCTTTGTTTTCACATCTTGATTTAGAAAAATCACAAAAAGGAGATGCGCTGATTATTGATATCGGAGGAAAAATCACCGAAATTACTTTGATAGAAAATGGTGGAGAAGTAATAGAAACAAAGAGTTTTCACTTAGGGGGACAAGCGCTTACCCGAGTTTTAGCTGACTTTTTGGGAATGAAGCCATCAGAAGCAGAAGCTGTGAAAAATAAATACAGCAATAAAGAAGTAAGTCAGGAAGTTAAAAGAAAGATGGATAAGTTGTTTGCACCGAATATTTCTTCGTGGCAGAAAGGGGTGAAGTTCGTTTTGGAGGATTTTTATAAAAAATATAAATCCCTGCCTTCTAAAATTTTTCTCTGTGGTCAAGGCTCAAAATTTCCTCTTATAGAAAGCAATTTAAAAAAAGAAAAGAAATTTAAGATTTTAAAATTGGAAAAGGATTCCTGTTCGGCTTTGAAAAGAGTTTATGAGGATTGGCCAGGCGGAGAAAATATATTTTTGCCCATTTTTAAAAGAGTGATAAAATTAATTCAAAACCAGTAA
- the infA gene encoding translation initiation factor IF-1 has translation MKNQAIRKEGIIVEGLPNVSFKVKLDEGTEILAHISGKMRMNHIKILAGDRVTVEMSPYDNKRGRIVYREK, from the coding sequence ATGAAAAATCAGGCAATAAGAAAAGAGGGAATAATCGTTGAGGGCCTACCCAACGTGAGTTTTAAGGTTAAATTGGACGAAGGGACGGAAATTCTGGCTCATATTTCTGGCAAAATGAGAATGAATCATATTAAGATATTGGCCGGAGATAGGGTTACTGTGGAAATGAGTCCCTACGATAATAAAAGAGGCAGAATCGTTTATCGCGAGAAATAA
- the rpmJ gene encoding 50S ribosomal protein L36, with protein MKVRTSVKKICNKCKIVRRKSRIYVICSNPKHKQRQG; from the coding sequence ATGAAAGTTCGAACTTCGGTAAAAAAGATTTGCAATAAATGCAAAATAGTTCGACGTAAAAGTCGAATTTATGTTATCTGTAGCAATCCTAAGCACAAACAAAGGCAGGGATAA
- the rpsM gene encoding 30S ribosomal protein S13, whose product MIRIAGINIPDNKRIEIALTYIYGIGSSLSKEILEQTKIDSDIRTKNLTEDQIAKLRTIIEGGKYKIEGDLRRDKMMNIKRLKEIGCYHGIRHIKKLPVRGQNTKTNSRTVRGNARKTMGSGRKKSSEKT is encoded by the coding sequence ATGATTAGAATCGCCGGGATTAATATCCCAGACAACAAAAGAATAGAAATCGCTTTGACCTATATTTACGGAATAGGCTCGTCTTTGAGTAAGGAAATCTTAGAACAAACCAAAATCGATTCTGATATCAGGACAAAAAATTTAACCGAAGACCAAATTGCTAAATTAAGAACAATAATCGAGGGCGGAAAATATAAAATCGAAGGAGATTTAAGAAGGGACAAAATGATGAATATTAAAAGATTGAAAGAAATCGGCTGCTATCATGGAATCCGCCATATTAAAAAGTTGCCGGTCAGAGGCCAAAACACAAAAACCAATAGCCGAACAGTCAGGGGTAATGCCAGAAAAACAATGGGCAGCGGCCGAAAGAAATCATCTGAAAAAACATAA
- the rpsK gene encoding 30S ribosomal protein S11: MGKKKVFKETTEEALKEKEITDAKMKGRKEVKTRRLEQANIYIQATYNNTIITITDLNGEVVASESAGAVGFKGPKKATPFAASRVVESLMNKVNKSEVKEVNIFVKGVGSGREGAIRAIAANGLDIVSLKDITPIPHNGCRPRKPRRV; encoded by the coding sequence ATGGGAAAGAAAAAAGTTTTTAAAGAAACAACAGAAGAAGCTCTGAAAGAAAAAGAAATCACTGATGCGAAAATGAAAGGTAGAAAAGAAGTAAAAACCCGCAGATTAGAGCAGGCAAATATTTATATTCAGGCAACATATAACAATACGATTATAACTATAACTGATCTAAATGGCGAAGTTGTTGCTTCTGAAAGCGCTGGAGCTGTTGGTTTTAAAGGCCCCAAAAAGGCTACGCCATTTGCAGCTTCAAGAGTGGTTGAATCTTTAATGAATAAAGTTAATAAAAGCGAAGTAAAAGAAGTTAATATTTTTGTTAAAGGAGTCGGTTCCGGACGCGAGGGGGCCATTCGGGCAATAGCTGCTAATGGGCTTGATATTGTGTCATTAAAAGATATTACACCGATTCCGCACAATGGCTGCAGGCCACGGAAGCCGCGTCGTGTCTAA
- the rpsD gene encoding 30S ribosomal protein S4, whose protein sequence is MIREPACKKCRRAGQKLFLKEERCFTAKCAMIKKPYAPGLRAKKRRSTLSEYGSQLAEKQKVKRIYGINEKQLRRYFTEALKSKGVVTDVLVDKLETRLDNIIFRLGITGSRTKARQIVSHGHILLNGRKVNIPSISVRKGDIIEINKSSTKKVLFKELEAKLKKYKMPSWLSSEIKENNEFKAVVLNVPERSEIEIPADLAMIVEFYSR, encoded by the coding sequence ATGATAAGAGAACCAGCATGTAAAAAATGTAGGAGAGCAGGGCAAAAACTCTTTTTAAAAGAGGAGCGTTGCTTTACGGCCAAATGCGCCATGATTAAAAAACCTTATGCCCCTGGCCTAAGAGCGAAAAAACGCAGGTCAACGCTTTCCGAATACGGTTCTCAGTTGGCTGAAAAGCAGAAGGTCAAAAGAATTTATGGAATTAATGAAAAACAGTTAAGGAGATATTTTACAGAAGCCCTAAAGTCAAAAGGAGTGGTAACTGATGTTTTAGTGGATAAACTGGAAACAAGGCTAGATAATATTATTTTTAGATTAGGTATTACCGGCTCCAGAACTAAGGCCCGCCAAATTGTAAGCCACGGCCATATTTTATTAAACGGAAGAAAAGTCAACATCCCTTCAATTAGTGTCAGAAAAGGCGATATAATTGAAATAAATAAATCAAGCACGAAAAAAGTATTATTTAAAGAACTTGAAGCAAAGCTAAAAAAATACAAAATGCCGTCATGGCTTTCTTCGGAAATTAAGGAAAACAATGAATTCAAGGCAGTTGTTTTGAATGTACCAGAAAGATCAGAAATTGAAATTCCTGCCGACTTGGCTATGATTGTTGAATTTTATAGTAGGTAA